A stretch of Brassica napus cultivar Da-Ae chromosome C6, Da-Ae, whole genome shotgun sequence DNA encodes these proteins:
- the LOC125588394 gene encoding NAC domain-containing protein 6-like yields the protein MAHPRDLKFSPIDQNLVGYYLRNRVDTGKDGFITDIKLYEDEPWLLPHVKNDQFKENMWFYFVVRTRNLGSRPKRTVPGRGSSSSNGGTWTTSGVKKAITDRNNPKVVIGYKTELAYHKKVKESLKETPLVGV from the coding sequence ATGGCTCATCCAAGGGACTTAAAGTTCTCTCCGATTGACCAGAATTTGGTGGGGTATTATCTACGCAACAGAGTTGATACAGGAAAAGATGGTTTCATCACAGATATCAAACTTTATGAAGACGAGCCGTGGCTTCTTCCGCACGTCAAGAATGATCAGTTCAAAGAGAACATGTGGTTTTACTTTGTTGTTAGGACACGTAATTTGGGAAGCAGGCCCAAACGCACGGTTCCCGGTAGAGGAAGCAGTAGCAGTAACGGcggaacttggacgacaagtgGCGTAAAGAAGGCGATCACTGACCGTAACAACCCGAAGGTTGTGATCGGATACAAAACAGAACTCGCGTACCACAAGAAAGTCAAGGAAAGCCTAAAGGAGACACCACTGGTTGGTGTATGA
- the LOC125588393 gene encoding uncharacterized protein LOC125588393 — protein MTEYWLASENDAQFQEVVLCHLRDNNKIVVDQSPERKNGDNDIVPEQPQQENSDDNNNMFDNNRLLEQRPLIPPFEADDSRFSVQYMTPSGEGQGLGLQTIMGYSDKATQEQQHPPISLPPQRQDSGRINNALVTMEDECVNQDEIFNLADLEAGITHPQQQHRQMMMDPVAGWKSGMAKWLMEA, from the coding sequence ATGACGGAGTATTGGCTTGCAAGTGAGAACGATGCTCAGTTCCAAGAAGTAGTCTTGTGTCATCTCCGTGACAATAACAAGATTGTCGTTGACCAGTCCCCAGAgagaaaaaacggagacaatgACATCGTCCCAGAGCAGCCACAACAAGAGAACAGCGATGACAACAACAATATGTTTGACAACAATAGACTCCTTGAACAACGGCCACTGATTCCTCCTTTTGAAGCTGATGATTCAAGATTTTCAGTTCAATACATGACCCCTTCTGGTGAAGGACAGGGATTGGGACTTCAAACCATTATGGGATATTCTGATAAGGCCACTCAAGAACAACAACATCCACCGATTTCTCTTCCTCCTCAACGTCAAGATTCCGGAAGGATAAACAACGCACTTGTAACCATGGAAGATGAGTGTGTTAACCAAGATGAAATATTCAATCTAGCTGACCTGGAAGCCGGCATCACTCATCCACAACAACAACATCGTCAGATGATGATGGATCCTGTTGCAGGCTGGAAATCAGGGATGGCAAAATGGTTGATGGAAGCTTGA
- the LOC106404049 gene encoding uncharacterized protein LOC106404049 codes for MKTLPSRISFAKLRRRSVTAWDHIFSDHIFSDNIFSDNIFSDCLKMDLPELLPRMFKLGEEPAATRSISYHSDDTKLFKALCDCLTADEYEDLKASKLGVFIKFKELGFGWTSRLVHFILCFQLDIKKKFELWSLVVLQPVRFSLIEFEHLTGLNSDYIKDLENPRCEVTKEMAAFWERMGVDLDTGPSIEQITKAFYRYDEWSRDDRKRLGYLAIYAGYIEGKKFLTATPASLARLVLMDSLKAKDLTETGYTVDGFIQVLQVWAYYAMPELGANYGSPVPDRPSPLLLAYKGGQGRRRCFKSGINRQINVNNFVQKDLDEMFPEWDGDVEDPAADNIIKVMFNDPGWKWTMDCWQVTGTHKVVKMEVSPVKTEVSPVKSESVVKEESSRPRKKARKGSSVSAEAPEAGSDGFGMTKGPSRTYLMP; via the exons ATGAAAACCCTACC atctagaaTCTCGTTTGCCAAACTCCGCCGCCG ATCTGTAACCGCTTGGGACCACATCTTCTCCGACCATATCTTCTCCGACAATATCTTCTCCGACAATATCTTCTCCGACT GCCTTAAAATGGATTTACCAGAACTCCTGCCGAGGATGTTTAAATTAGGAGAAGAACCCGCTGCAACCAGGAGCATTTCGTATCATTCTGATGACACGAAGTTGTTTAAAGCTCTATGTGATTGTCTCACAGCTGACGAATATGAGGATCTGAAGGCGTCGAAGCTGGGAGtgttcatcaagttcaaggagcttGGATTTGGTTGGACTTCAAGGCTGGTACATTTTATTCTCTGTTTCCAGCTGGACATCAAGAAGAAGTTTGAGCTCTGGAGTCTTGTCGTTTTAcaacctgtgaggttttcactgatAGAGTTTGAACACCTCACTGGTCTGAACAGCGATTACATCAAGGACCTGGAAAATCCAAGGTGTGAGGTTACGAAGGAGATGGCTGCTTTCTGGGAGAGGATGGGTGTTGATCTCGATACTGGGCCAAGTATTGAACAGATAACAAAAGCATTTTACAGATACGACGAgtggtctcgggatgatcgcaagcggctGGGATACCTTGCCATCTACGCAGGATACATTGAAGGGAAAAAGTTCTTAACCGCTACACCGGCTAGTcttgcaaggcta gtgctgatggattCTCTGAAGGCAAAAGACTTGACGGAAACAGGTTACACTGttgatgggtttatacaagtccTCCAAGTGTGGGCGTACTATGCTATGCCAGAATTGGGTGCTAATTATGGGTCTCCCGTACCAGACAGACCATCTCCACTGTTGCTTGCTTACAAGGGTGGCCAAGGACGACGCAGATGTTTTAAGTCGGGTATCAACAGACAG ATTAATGTGAACAACTTTGTTCAGAAGGATCTTGATGAAATGTTTCCAGAATGGGACGGAGACGTAGAGGACCCTGCCGCGGATAACATAATTAAAGTCATGTTTAATGATCCTGgatggaagtggaccatggactGCTGGCAAGTCACCGGTACTCACAAGGTTGTGAAGATGGAAGTGAGTCCAGTGAAGACAGAAGTGAGTCCAGTGAAGTCAGAGAGTGTTGTGAAGGAAGAAAGTAGCAGACCtaggaagaaagctcgtaaagggTCTTCTGTTTCTGCTGAGGCACCTGAAGCGGGTAGTGATGGCTTTGGGATGACTAAAGGGCCTTCAAGGACATATCTGATGCCATGA
- the LOC106404048 gene encoding NAC domain-containing protein 2-like: MAHPRDLKFSPIDHLVGYYLRNRVDTGKDGFITDIKLYEDEPWLLPHVKNDQFKENMWFYFVVRTRNLGSRPKRTVPGRGSSNGGTWTTSGVKKAITDRNNPKVVIGYKTELAYHKKVKGKPKGDTTGWCMTEYWLASENDAQFQEVVLCHLRDNNKIVVDQSPERKNGDNGIVPEQPQQENSDDNNNMFDNNRLLEQRPLIPPFEADDSRFSVQYMTPSGEGQGLGLQTIMGYSDKAIQEQQHPPISLPPQRQDSGRINNALVIMEDECVNQDEIFNLADLEAGITHPQQQHRQMMMDPYDDISFSRLAMPNNLIYFQDSWHQDTSPWNNTITTNPRGLIFNTHGYDIQDQTVTKGVNQDSYY, from the coding sequence ATGGCTCATCCAAGGGACTTAAAGTTCTCTCCGATTGACCATTTGGTGGGGTATTATCTACGCAACAGAGTTGATACAGGAAAAGATGGTTTCATCACAGATATCAAACTTTATGAAGACGAGCCGTGGCTTCTTCCCCACGTCAAGAATGATCAGTTCAAAGAGAACATGTGGTTTTACTTTGTTGTTAGGACACGTAATTTGGGGAGCAGGCCCAAACGCACGGTTCCCGGTAGAGGAAGCAGTAACGGcggaacttggacgacaagtgGCGTAAAGAAGGCGATCACTGACCGTAACAACCCGAAGGTTGTGATCGGATACAAAACAGAACTCGCGTACCACAAGAAAGTCAAGGGAAAGCCTAAAGGAGACACCACTGGTTGGTGTATGACGGAGTATTGGCTTGCAAGTGAGAACGATGCTCAGTTCCAAGAAGTAGTCTTGTGTCATCTCCGTGACAATAACAAGATTGTCGTTGACCAGTCCCCAGAgagaaaaaacggagacaatgGCATCGTCCCAGAGCAGCCACAACAAGAGAACAGCGATGACAACAACAATATGTTTGACAACAATAGACTCCTTGAACAACGGCCACTGATTCCTCCTTTTGAAGCTGATGATTCAAGATTTTCAGTTCAATACATGACCCCTTCTGGTGAAGGACAGGGATTGGGACTTCAAACCATTATGGGATATTCTGATAAGGCCATTCAAGAACAACAACATCCACCGATTTCTCTTCCTCCTCAACGTCAAGATTCCGGAAGGATAAACAACGCACTTGTAATCATGGAAGATGAGTGTGTTAACCAAGATGAAATATTCAATCTAGCTGACCTGGAAGCCGGCATCACTCATCCACAACAACAACATCGTCAGATGATGATGGATCCTTATGATGATATATCTTTCTCAAGATTGGCAATGCCGAACAACCTGATTTACTTTCAAGATTCATGGCATCAAGATACCTCTCCATGGAACAACACCATAACCACCAATCCTCGTGGACTCATATTCAATACTCATGGATATGACATCCAAGATCAAACTGTCACCAAGGGAGTCAATCAAGATTCATATTATTAG